One genomic window of Cricetulus griseus strain 17A/GY chromosome 3, alternate assembly CriGri-PICRH-1.0, whole genome shotgun sequence includes the following:
- the Nkx2-3 gene encoding homeobox protein Nkx-2.3 isoform X2 — MMLPSPVTSTPFSVKDILNLEHQQHFHGAHLQAELEQHFQSAPCMLAAADGTQFSDAGEEEEEEEGEKLSYLNSLAAAEGHGDSGLCPQSYVHTVLRDSCSRPKEQEEEVVRERSQKSCQLKKSLEATADCKASEDGERPKPRSRRKPRVLFSQAQVFELERRFKQQRYLSAPEREHLASSLKLTSTQVKIWFQNRRYKCKRQRQDKSLELGTHAPPPPPRRVAVPVLVRDGKPCVTPSAQAYGSPYSVGAGAYSYNSFPAYGYGNSAAAAAAAAAAAAAAAAYSGSYGCAYPTGGGGGGASPATTAMQPACSATGGGSFVNVGNLGGFGSGGGAQPLHQGAAAGAACAQGTLQGIRAW, encoded by the exons ATGATGTTACCAAGCCCGGTCACCTCCACCCCTTTCTCAGTCAAAGACATTTTGAATCTGGAGCACCAGCAGCACTTCCACGGAGCTCACTTGCAGGCGGAGCTGGAGCAGCACTTCCAATCGGCTCCCTGTATGCTGGCTGCGGCTGATGGGACACAATTTTCtgatgcaggggaggaggaggaggaagaagagggagagaaactgTCCTATTTGAACTCACTAGCTGCTGCCGAGGGCCACGGAGATTCAGGTCTCTGTCCACAAAGCTATGTCCATACAGTCCTTCGAGACTCCTGCAGCAGGCCCAAGGAACAAGAAGAGGAGGTTGTGAGAGAACGGAGCCAAA AAAGCTGCCAGCTGAAGAAGTCTCTAGAAGCGACGGCAGACTGTAAGGCGAGCGAGGACGGCGAGAGGCCAAAGCCGCGCAGCCGCCGGAAGCCGCGGGTGCTCTTCTCGCAAGCTCAGGTTTTCGAGCTGGAGCGCAGGTTCAAGCAGCAGCGGTACCTGTCGGCGCCCGAGCGCGAACACCTCGCCAGCAGCCTGAAGCTCACGTCCACGCAGGTGAAAATCTGGTTCCAGAACCGCAGGTACAAGTGCAAGAGACAGCGGCAGGACAAGTCCCTGGAGCTGGGGACGCACGCGCCGCCACCGCCACCTCGCCGCGTGGCAGTGCCGGTGCTGGTGCGGGACGGCAAACCGTGCGTCACGCCCAGCGCGCAGGCCTACGGCTCGCCCTACAGCGTGGGCGCTGGCGCCTATTCCTACAACAGCTTCCCCGCCTACGGCTACGGGAACTCGGCCGCTGCCgcagctgcagcagctgcagcagcagcggCAGCCGCGGCCTACAGCGGTAGCTACGGCTGTGCCTACCCGACAGGCGGTGGCGGTGGCGGGGCCTCTCCAGCGACCACCGCCATGCAGCCCGCCTGCAGCGCCACCGGCGGCGGATCCTTTGTGAACGTGGGCAACCTGGGAGGCTTTGGCAGTGGTGGCGGCGCTCAACCTTTGCACCAGGGTGCCGCAGCCGGGGCCGCGTGCGCACAGGGGACCTTGCAGGGCATCAGGGCTTGGTAA